From a single Lolium rigidum isolate FL_2022 chromosome 7, APGP_CSIRO_Lrig_0.1, whole genome shotgun sequence genomic region:
- the LOC124678504 gene encoding AP2-like ethylene-responsive transcription factor CRL5 → MTNNNSNNGNGGSNSAASWLGFSLSQHIDDHQHVQHQQQHQGLFYPSSVAAAYSLGTDVASGGYYSQLASMPLKSDGSLCIMEALRRTDQQDHHGPKLEDFLGAGQPVMALSLDNTSSFYYYGGGGGGGGGVHHGNGHGGGGFLQQSYDLYGGATAVAAEEDAAAATAMASWVQAARGATSAYATAENVLSIAAGAGQQQQQHLHGHHPLALSMSSAGSLSSCVTAGAEYGSVVAAAAADGGRKRGGATAGQKQPVHHRKSIDTFGQRTSQYRGVTRHRWTGRYEAHLWDNSCKKEGQTRKGRQVYLGGYDMEEKAARAYDQAALKYWGPSTHINFPLEDYQQELEEMKNMTRQEYVAHLRRKSSGFSRGASMYRGVTRHHQHGRWQARIGRVSGNKDLYLGTFGTQEEAAEAYDIAAIKFRGLNAVTNFDITRYDVDKIMASNTLLPGELARRNKDPTAAPPLPLPAPDDSAASALVPLSTQTQRTDTGGRGHHHDVLSSGEAFSALHDLVTVDGQAAQGGNGAHVHMSMSAASSLVTSLSNSREESPDRGGGLSMLFAKPQQQQQQATTTVPSPKLMSTLAPLGSWASSARPAAVSIAHMPMFAAWSDA, encoded by the exons ATGACAAACAACAATAGCAACAATGGCAATGGCGGCAGCAACTCGGCGGCGAGCTGGCTGGGCTTCTCGCTCTCGCAGCACATAGACGACCACCAGCATGTGCAGCACCAGCAACAGCACCAGGGCCTCTTCTACCCCAGCTCTGTCGCCGCCGCCTACAGCCTGGGCACCGACGTGGCCAGCGGCGGGTATTACTCGCAGCTGGCATCCATGCCGCTCAAGTCCGACGGTTCCCTCTGCATCATGGAAGCTCTCCGAAGAACCGATCAACAGGATCACCACG GGCCGAAGCTGGAGGACTTTCTTGGAGCGGGGCAGCCAGTGATGGCGCTGAGCCTGGACAACACCTCCAGCTTCTACTACTACGGGggcggaggcggtggtggtggcggtgtgcACCACGGGAACGGCCACGGTGGCGGTGGCTTCCTGCAACAGTCGTACGACTTGTACGGCGGTGCTACGGCGGTAGCGgccgaggaggacgcggcggcggccacggccaTGGCGAGCTGGGTGCAGGCCGCGCGCGGCGCGACGAGCGCGTACGCGACGGCCGAGAACGTGCTGTCCATTGCGGCAGGAGCAggccaacagcagcagcagcaccttcACGGGCACCACCCGCTGGCCCTGTCCATGAGCTCCGCCGGGTCGCTGTCCAGTTGCGTGACCGCGGGGGCCGAGTACGGGtccgtggtcgccgccgcagCGGCGGACGGCGGGCGGAAGCGTGGCGGCGCGACGGCGGGGCAGAAGCAGCCAGTGCACCACCGCAAGTCCATCGACACGTTCGGGCAGCGGACGTCGCAGTACCGGGGCGTCACCAG GCATAGGTGGACGGGGCGGTATGAGGCGCACCTGTGGGACAACAGCTGCAAGAAGGAAGGGCAGACCAGGAAAGGGAGGCAAG TTTATCTCG GAGGGTACGACATGGAGGAGAAGGCGGCTCGGGCGTACGACCAGGCAGCACTCAAGTACTGGGGCCCTTCCACCCACATCAACTTCCCC CTGGAGGATTACCAGCAGGAGCTGGAGGAGATGAAGAACATGACGAGGCAGGAGTACGTGGCACACCTCAGAAG GAAGAGCAGCGGCTTCTCTCGCGGCGCGTCCATGTACCGCGGCGTGACCCGGCACCACCAGCACGGACGGTGGCAGGCGCGCATCGGCCGCGTCTCCGGCAACAAAGACCTCTACCTCGGCACCTTCG GGacgcaggaggaggcggcggaggcgtacGACATCGCCGCCATCAAGTTCCGGGGACTCAACGCCGTCACCAACTTCGACATCACGCGCTACGACGTCGACAAGATCATGGCCAGCAATACGCTCCTCCCCGGAGAGCTCGCCAGGCGCAACAAGGACCCCACCGCCGCGCCGCCACTTCCCCTGCCCGCCCCCGACGACAGCGCCGCATCTGCTCTGGTGCCGTTGTCCACTCAGACTCAGAGGACGGACACCGGTGGCCGCGGCCACCACCACGACGTCCTCTCCTCGGGCGAGGCCTTCTCGGCGCTGCACGACCTGGTCACCGTCGACGGCCAAGCCGCGCAGGGCGGCAACGGCGCGCACGTGCATATGTCCATGTCGGCCGCGTCGTCGCTGGTCACGAGCCTCAGCAACTCCCGCGAGGAGAGCCCGGACCGGGGCGGCGGCCTCTCCATGCTCTTCGCCAAgccgcaacagcagcagcagcaggcgacAACGACGGTGCCGTCCCCGAAGCTGATGAGCACCCTGGCGCCGTTGGGCTCCTGGGCGTCGTCGGCCAGGCCGGCAGCCGTGTCCATCGCTCACATGCCCATGTTCGCCGCGTGGAGCGACGCATGA